One genomic region from Methanobrevibacter oralis encodes:
- a CDS encoding IS4 family transposase: MIDLSKIFFGLFDYFISKKYVTEDNRFIRDRKMTQKEYMAYILSQRSCTSYIEAVRFFTIKVSKNFKTITPQGIGKQRMYIDPKVFIDMNELFIDKLYDLYSGFSKFKGYVVCACDGSIVDLPIVTLTREEFPVGDENLLREKRIRARVSCFLDVHSKHILTTKIVETTVNEIDLVIEHLENLKERFNIEKMITIYDRGYPSIELMVKTIDLNSKFLIRLPKNVFNRQIKQMKTNDEIIKINLINNRLKSFDDENLKEKARKMGRLEIRIALVDIGKNEVEILATNLTQEEFSTQDLKELYNKRWSVETGFDRLKNLIEIEDFSGNRRKIIEQDFYAHIFVYNLAITIKNHAENYITRTPRNKNEIIKISIKLCKNNRKYLFIFLRFNLRNAK, translated from the coding sequence TTGATAGATTTGTCAAAGATTTTTTTCGGTTTATTTGATTATTTTATATCAAAAAAATATGTTACAGAAGACAATAGATTCATTAGAGATAGAAAAATGACTCAAAAAGAATATATGGCATATATTCTTTCCCAAAGGAGTTGTACCTCATATATTGAAGCAGTTAGATTTTTCACAATCAAAGTGTCGAAGAATTTTAAAACGATTACTCCTCAGGGAATTGGTAAACAAAGAATGTATATTGACCCAAAAGTATTTATCGATATGAATGAATTATTCATTGATAAATTATATGATTTATATAGTGGATTTTCAAAATTTAAAGGATATGTTGTTTGTGCTTGTGATGGAAGTATAGTTGATTTGCCAATTGTTACATTAACACGTGAAGAATTTCCTGTTGGTGATGAAAACCTATTAAGAGAAAAAAGAATTAGAGCAAGAGTGTCTTGTTTTTTAGATGTTCATTCCAAGCATATTTTAACAACAAAAATTGTTGAAACAACAGTAAATGAAATAGATTTGGTAATTGAACATTTAGAGAATTTAAAAGAACGATTTAACATTGAAAAAATGATTACAATTTATGATCGAGGTTATCCATCAATCGAATTGATGGTGAAAACCATTGATTTGAACTCTAAATTTCTAATAAGATTGCCAAAAAATGTTTTTAATCGTCAAATAAAACAAATGAAGACTAATGATGAAATTATTAAAATAAATTTAATTAATAACAGATTAAAAAGTTTTGATGATGAAAATTTAAAAGAAAAAGCAAGAAAAATGGGAAGATTAGAAATTCGAATAGCATTAGTAGATATTGGAAAAAATGAAGTAGAAATACTTGCAACAAATTTAACACAAGAAGAATTCTCAACACAAGATTTAAAAGAATTATATAATAAAAGATGGTCAGTGGAAACAGGTTTCGATAGATTAAAAAATTTAATCGAAATCGAAGATTTCAGTGGAAATAGGAGAAAAATCATCGAACAAGATTTTTACGCACATATATTCGTTTATAACCTTGCAATAACAATAAAAAACCATGCAGAAAACTATATAACAAGAACACCAAGAAATAAAAACGAAATAATCAAAATATCAATCAAACTTTGCAAAAATAACCGGAAATATCTATTTATTTTTCTTCGATTTAATCTTCGAAACGCGAAATAA